A genomic region of Trichothermofontia sichuanensis B231 contains the following coding sequences:
- a CDS encoding DUF7219 family protein, whose protein sequence is MANQFATSQVHHSNPFLYPLFTYQGDPSPANVRFDAALQRFAQQVSLVSNLQTNGKLACEEAYAQLETLWEQLRQSHQQLLRERQSECSAG, encoded by the coding sequence ATGGCTAACCAGTTTGCAACATCGCAGGTGCACCACAGCAATCCGTTCCTGTATCCATTGTTTACCTATCAGGGTGATCCGTCGCCAGCCAATGTCCGCTTCGATGCGGCGTTGCAGCGATTTGCCCAGCAGGTCAGTCTGGTAAGCAATCTACAAACCAATGGCAAGTTAGCCTGTGAAGAGGCGTATGCCCAACTTGAAACTCTGTGGGAGCAACTGCGGCAAAGTCACCAGCAGCTTTTGAGGGAGAGGCAGTCTGAGTGCTCAGCTGGTTGA
- a CDS encoding antibiotic biosynthesis monooxygenase family protein, which yields MSDFQDFLKRQFAHVAVGEFKPGKFAAAQQLYEEAIATYKAGFKGAYLLREPDSDRGLSVVFWESVEDMDASETEAVHQAILKKMAPLFTQPPTLTIYEVVAAIAPPSD from the coding sequence ATGAGTGATTTTCAGGACTTTCTCAAACGCCAGTTTGCCCATGTCGCGGTGGGGGAGTTTAAGCCGGGCAAGTTTGCGGCAGCCCAGCAGTTGTACGAAGAGGCGATCGCCACCTACAAAGCTGGCTTCAAAGGGGCTTACCTGCTACGCGAACCCGACAGCGATCGGGGCCTGTCAGTTGTCTTTTGGGAAAGTGTCGAAGACATGGACGCCAGCGAAACTGAGGCTGTCCACCAGGCCATCCTCAAAAAAATGGCTCCCCTGTTTACCCAGCCACCCACCCTGACCATTTACGAAGTTGTGGCTGCGATCGCTCCTCCCAGCGATTAG
- a CDS encoding Hpt domain-containing protein, protein MSDDKQKIIGYFLEEAKEHLETLEQGLLSLQATVEDAERVNEVFRAAHSIKGGAAMLGFTSIQKTAHRLEDCLKVLKETPVSVDQQVETLFLSGFDTLKDLVDKLQGPFGLREEEGEQAVQAIEPTFTRLQAYLDALVRGRTPAPAPAASAPPPAPATVPAPAPQSGSNYAIAVTALLREMLPLFKQTATPKTRQQLVGLCDRLSQVAANTSTWQTLIQTAKVAIANPDNAYATLAPLVVKDLKQGGDLLQAGRAAEIAASPSLQKLAVQPTLEPVQPQYITVPLEPRAAAEVLIKAFNKKQLLLLVQILYKAIKS, encoded by the coding sequence GTGTCGGACGATAAGCAAAAAATTATCGGTTACTTTCTGGAGGAGGCCAAGGAGCACCTCGAAACCCTGGAGCAAGGACTGTTGAGTTTGCAGGCCACCGTAGAAGATGCCGAACGGGTGAATGAGGTCTTCCGGGCCGCCCACTCGATCAAGGGCGGGGCGGCGATGCTGGGCTTTACCAGTATCCAGAAAACGGCCCACCGGTTGGAGGATTGCCTTAAGGTGCTCAAGGAAACCCCGGTGAGTGTGGATCAGCAGGTCGAAACTCTGTTTCTCAGTGGCTTTGACACCCTCAAAGATTTGGTGGATAAACTCCAGGGTCCCTTTGGCCTCCGGGAAGAGGAGGGCGAACAGGCGGTGCAGGCAATAGAGCCAACCTTTACGCGGCTTCAGGCATACCTGGACGCCTTGGTGAGGGGGAGGACGCCGGCACCGGCGCCGGCTGCTTCGGCGCCGCCCCCAGCGCCCGCAACCGTGCCGGCACCCGCGCCTCAATCAGGGAGTAATTATGCGATCGCGGTCACGGCCTTGTTGCGGGAAATGCTGCCCCTGTTTAAGCAAACGGCAACCCCCAAAACCCGTCAGCAGTTAGTGGGCTTGTGTGATCGCTTATCCCAGGTGGCAGCCAATACCAGCACCTGGCAAACTCTAATCCAAACCGCTAAAGTTGCGATCGCGAATCCTGATAATGCCTATGCAACCCTGGCTCCCCTAGTGGTTAAAGATTTGAAACAGGGAGGCGATCTCCTACAAGCGGGCCGTGCGGCTGAGATTGCTGCCAGCCCTAGTCTGCAAAAGCTAGCCGTACAGCCCACCCTGGAACCGGTTCAACCGCAATACATCACCGTTCCCCTTGAACCCAGGGCGGCGGCTGAGGTGTTGATTAAAGCCTTTAATAAAAAACAACTGCTGCTATTGGTGCAGATCTTATACAAGGCGATCAAGTCCTAA
- a CDS encoding rubredoxin, whose protein sequence is MTSETVERATPDRYECRSCGYVYEPSAGDSSQQVSPHTLFTDLPANWRCPVCGARKNAFKNIGPQGAPSGFQENLNYGLGVNALTPGQKNLLIFGGLALVFFLMLSLYGLQ, encoded by the coding sequence ATGACCTCTGAGACGGTAGAGAGAGCCACCCCCGATCGGTACGAATGCCGATCCTGCGGGTACGTATATGAACCCAGCGCAGGAGACAGTAGCCAGCAGGTGTCACCCCATACCTTATTTACCGATCTGCCAGCCAATTGGCGATGTCCCGTATGCGGTGCCCGTAAGAATGCCTTTAAGAACATCGGCCCCCAGGGCGCCCCTTCGGGCTTCCAGGAAAACCTTAACTATGGGTTGGGGGTCAATGCTCTGACCCCTGGCCAGAAAAACCTGTTGATTTTTGGGGGGCTGGCCCTTGTCTTTTTCCTAATGCTGAGCCTGTATGGCCTCCAATAA
- a CDS encoding photosynthesis system II assembly factor Ycf48, whose translation MRNLLRIVIFGLSLLLCVACNPAYLPPLDNNPWQVIQLPTDMTPQDISFTGDPQHGWLVGSKTSLFETVDGGQTWQERRLDLDEKFTFTSVSFAGNEGWIVGEPSILLHTGDGGQSWTQISLSSRLPGSPSKIQALGPGKAEMTTDVGAIYQTTDGGQTWQALVQEAVGVFRNLARSPDGRYIAVSSRGSFYSMWEPGQQRWQPYNRSSSRRVQNMGFTQDGGLWLLARGGQIQFSPTGEEGSWTDPLTPEFATSWGLLDLAYRTPEELWIVGGSGNLLCSQDGGKTWKKDTAVEDVPSNFNRILFMNANQGFILGQRGIILRYQAA comes from the coding sequence GTGAGAAACCTGTTAAGAATCGTAATATTTGGTCTGAGCTTGCTGTTATGTGTGGCGTGTAATCCTGCCTACCTCCCGCCGCTGGATAACAACCCCTGGCAAGTGATTCAACTCCCTACAGACATGACGCCCCAGGATATCAGCTTTACTGGTGATCCCCAGCATGGTTGGTTGGTGGGGAGTAAGACCTCCCTGTTTGAAACTGTGGATGGGGGACAGACCTGGCAGGAACGGCGTTTAGATTTAGATGAAAAGTTTACCTTCACCTCGGTGAGCTTTGCGGGTAACGAAGGCTGGATTGTTGGGGAGCCGTCGATCCTCCTGCATACGGGGGATGGCGGGCAGTCCTGGACACAGATCAGTTTGAGTAGTCGTTTGCCCGGATCGCCTAGCAAGATTCAGGCATTGGGACCGGGGAAAGCAGAAATGACCACCGATGTGGGGGCTATTTATCAAACCACTGATGGGGGCCAAACGTGGCAGGCCCTTGTTCAGGAAGCCGTGGGGGTATTCCGCAATCTGGCGCGATCGCCGGATGGTCGGTATATTGCGGTCTCGTCGCGGGGGAGTTTCTACTCCATGTGGGAACCTGGGCAGCAACGGTGGCAACCCTACAACCGCAGTTCGTCGCGGCGGGTCCAAAATATGGGCTTTACCCAGGATGGAGGGCTGTGGTTATTAGCCCGGGGTGGGCAAATCCAATTTAGCCCAACGGGGGAAGAAGGGTCCTGGACGGATCCGCTGACCCCTGAGTTTGCTACCAGTTGGGGGCTACTCGACTTAGCCTATCGGACACCGGAGGAACTTTGGATCGTGGGAGGCAGTGGCAATCTCCTGTGCAGCCAAGACGGGGGTAAGACTTGGAAGAAGGATACGGCGGTTGAAGATGTCCCCTCAAACTTTAACCGGATTCTGTTCATGAATGCTAATCAGGGCTTTATCTTGGGGCAGCGGGGAATTATCCTGCGCTACCAGGCCGCCTAA
- the psbE gene encoding cytochrome b559 subunit alpha, whose translation MAGTTGERPFSDIITSIRYWVIHSITIPALFIAGWLFVSTGLAYDVFGTPRPDEYFTQTRQELPIVSDRFESKKQIEQFMK comes from the coding sequence ATGGCTGGTACAACGGGTGAACGACCCTTTTCGGACATTATTACGAGTATCCGCTACTGGGTGATTCACAGCATTACGATCCCTGCCTTATTCATTGCCGGTTGGCTGTTTGTCAGCACGGGGTTAGCCTATGATGTCTTTGGCACTCCCCGTCCGGATGAATATTTCACCCAAACGCGTCAGGAGCTACCGATCGTTTCCGATCGCTTTGAGAGCAAGAAGCAAATTGAGCAGTTCATGAAGTAG
- the psbF gene encoding cytochrome b559 subunit beta, producing MVSNNPNQPTSYPIFTVRWLAVHTLAIPTVFFLGAIAAMQFIQR from the coding sequence ATGGTCAGCAATAATCCGAATCAACCCACGTCCTATCCAATTTTTACGGTTCGCTGGCTAGCGGTGCATACCCTGGCCATTCCCACGGTTTTCTTCCTCGGCGCGATCGCCGCAATGCAGTTTATTCAACGGTAA
- a CDS encoding photosystem II reaction center protein L: MAERTPNPNRQPVELNRTSLYLGLLLIFVLGILFSSYFFN; this comes from the coding sequence ATGGCAGAACGGACTCCGAACCCTAATCGGCAACCCGTGGAGCTAAACCGGACTTCGCTCTATTTGGGTTTGCTCTTGATCTTTGTGCTAGGGATTTTATTCTCCAGCTATTTCTTTAACTAA
- a CDS encoding photosystem II reaction center protein J — protein sequence MLESGRIPLWLVATITGLGVIAIVGLFFYGAYAGLGSSI from the coding sequence ATGCTTGAGTCAGGTAGAATTCCGCTCTGGTTGGTGGCCACGATCACGGGGTTGGGAGTGATCGCTATTGTTGGGCTGTTTTTCTACGGCGCGTATGCGGGTCTTGGTTCATCAATTTAG
- the pheT gene encoding phenylalanine--tRNA ligase subunit beta translates to MRISLNWLREFVDISLPPAELAETLTMAGFEVEAIEDRRAWAAGVVVGKVIHCERHPNADKLSVCQVDIGTETLGIVCGAPNVRADILVPVATIGSYLPQVNLKIKATKLRGVPSHGMICSLAELGLSKESAGIHIFDPAVLGETPTVGTDARPFLGLDDVVFDLTSTANRADALSMIGIAREVAALTGAPLTLPSVPAAFPTATSDRLQIKISEPDACPLYIGTLVTDVHIAPSPLWLQQRLQAAGVRPINNVVDITNYVLLEWGQPLHAFDYDRLLATVGDDATSTPLTIGVRYARPGETLTTLDGQERSLQPQTLLITAQDQPVALAGVMGGAATEVHDRTRNLLLEAAMFEPVAVRRSARTQALRTEASTRYERGVNQVELPLACRRALDLLTTIAAGQIQAQVTASSRSGPPTVAPIPLRLARVQQVLGLVEADDEMRDLQADEVERILTRLGCTLVPGETADTWHVTVPPYRYRDLEREIDLIEEIARLYGYDRFGETLPDKTEAGFLPIDAAVIRQLRSALQATGLTEVVNYSLVKAGDTHNLALTPDGHQIAIINPLLAEYSALRTELVAGLIDNFQYNLAQGNGPLNAFELGRIFWRDEDGLQEADRLAGILGGDPSQGKWQRGGREQPLTWFEAKGVLESVFQYMGLSVEYQPDQRDTRLHPGRTASLWLRGERLGTFGQLHPQFRQVRDLPDAVYVFELDLDVLLNALCADDVLSRRFRPYTTYPASARDIAFYAPLKVSVRDLERVIAQAGKPLLADIELFDEYRRKASAGPSEPTALQRSLAFRLIYRASDRTLTDAEVETIHQTVRDALVEKFGVILRS, encoded by the coding sequence ATGCGTATTTCGTTGAACTGGTTACGCGAATTTGTGGATATCTCCCTCCCGCCGGCAGAATTGGCTGAAACCCTGACAATGGCAGGTTTTGAGGTGGAGGCGATCGAAGACCGTCGAGCTTGGGCGGCAGGAGTGGTCGTGGGCAAGGTGATCCATTGTGAACGTCATCCCAATGCCGATAAACTCAGTGTGTGTCAGGTGGATATCGGCACGGAAACGCTGGGGATTGTGTGTGGTGCGCCCAATGTGCGGGCCGATATTTTGGTGCCGGTGGCGACGATCGGCAGTTATCTGCCCCAGGTCAACCTGAAAATTAAGGCCACGAAACTACGGGGGGTCCCCTCCCACGGCATGATCTGCTCCCTCGCCGAACTGGGACTCAGTAAGGAGTCGGCAGGGATTCACATTTTTGATCCCGCGGTGCTGGGGGAAACACCCACGGTGGGAACGGATGCACGGCCTTTCCTGGGACTGGACGATGTGGTATTCGACCTGACCTCAACGGCCAACCGAGCCGATGCCCTCAGCATGATCGGCATTGCCCGGGAAGTGGCGGCTTTGACGGGGGCACCCTTAACCCTCCCCTCGGTCCCGGCGGCGTTCCCCACCGCCACTAGCGATCGCCTCCAGATTAAAATCTCGGAGCCAGACGCCTGTCCCCTCTATATCGGCACGCTAGTCACCGATGTCCACATTGCGCCCTCGCCCCTGTGGTTGCAACAGCGCCTACAGGCTGCCGGGGTTCGGCCCATTAATAATGTGGTGGATATTACTAACTATGTGTTACTGGAGTGGGGCCAACCGCTCCATGCCTTTGACTACGATCGCCTCTTGGCCACCGTGGGGGACGACGCCACGTCAACTCCACTCACGATTGGGGTGCGGTATGCCCGCCCCGGCGAAACCCTGACCACCCTGGATGGCCAGGAGCGCTCCCTGCAACCCCAAACGCTGCTGATTACTGCCCAGGATCAGCCGGTAGCCCTGGCAGGGGTCATGGGGGGCGCGGCAACGGAAGTCCACGACCGAACCCGCAACCTGCTGCTGGAAGCCGCCATGTTTGAACCCGTGGCTGTGCGGCGATCGGCCCGCACCCAGGCCCTGCGCACGGAAGCCTCCACCCGCTATGAACGGGGGGTTAACCAAGTCGAATTACCCCTCGCCTGTCGGCGGGCTTTAGATTTACTCACGACGATCGCTGCCGGCCAGATTCAGGCACAGGTGACCGCCAGCTCCCGATCGGGACCCCCCACCGTTGCGCCCATTCCCCTGCGGCTGGCACGGGTACAGCAAGTTTTGGGGTTGGTGGAGGCGGACGACGAGATGCGCGACCTCCAGGCCGATGAAGTGGAGCGAATTCTGACCCGGCTGGGCTGTACCCTTGTCCCTGGGGAAACCGCCGATACCTGGCACGTGACGGTACCCCCCTATCGCTACCGGGACCTAGAGCGAGAGATTGATTTGATCGAAGAGATTGCCCGTCTCTATGGCTACGATCGCTTTGGTGAAACCTTGCCGGATAAAACTGAAGCCGGGTTTTTACCGATCGATGCTGCCGTCATCCGCCAGTTGCGCTCCGCTTTGCAGGCTACCGGGTTAACGGAGGTGGTCAACTACTCCCTGGTCAAAGCCGGGGATACCCACAATCTCGCCCTGACGCCGGATGGCCATCAAATCGCCATCATCAATCCCCTCTTGGCAGAGTACTCCGCTCTGCGGACCGAACTGGTGGCCGGATTAATTGACAACTTCCAGTACAACTTGGCCCAGGGCAATGGTCCCCTGAATGCCTTTGAACTGGGGCGAATTTTTTGGCGCGATGAAGACGGTCTGCAAGAAGCCGATCGGCTAGCAGGCATCCTGGGCGGCGATCCCAGCCAGGGAAAATGGCAGCGGGGAGGCCGGGAACAGCCCCTCACTTGGTTTGAGGCGAAGGGGGTCCTGGAAAGCGTCTTTCAGTATATGGGCCTGTCGGTCGAATACCAGCCCGACCAGCGAGATACGCGTCTCCACCCCGGTCGCACCGCTTCCCTGTGGCTTCGGGGTGAACGCCTGGGGACTTTTGGCCAACTCCATCCCCAGTTTCGGCAGGTACGGGATCTGCCCGATGCCGTGTATGTGTTTGAGCTAGATCTCGATGTTTTGCTCAATGCCCTGTGTGCAGACGATGTGCTCAGTCGCCGTTTCCGTCCCTATACGACCTATCCTGCCTCCGCTCGCGATATTGCGTTCTATGCCCCCCTCAAGGTGTCAGTGCGGGATCTCGAACGGGTGATTGCACAGGCGGGTAAACCCCTACTGGCGGATATTGAATTGTTCGATGAATATCGACGCAAAGCTAGCGCGGGACCCTCAGAGCCAACAGCCCTCCAACGCAGTTTGGCATTCCGTCTGATCTATCGAGCTAGCGATCGCACCTTGACCGATGCGGAAGTGGAAACCATCCATCAAACGGTGCGCGATGCCCTAGTTGAGAAGTTTGGCGTCATCCTGCGCAGTTGA
- a CDS encoding serine/threonine-protein kinase, giving the protein MSYCVNPVCPKPENPANALTCLACGAKLLLRDRYRMEQMLGQGGFGATFLGRDEALPGQPYCVVKQLRPTSTAPHVLKMARDLFRREAKTLGKIGSHPQIPRLLDYFEATTEFYLVQEYISGLTLQQEVKQSGPFSEQGVKQFLSECLPILQYIHSQEVIHRDIKPANLIRREQDRRLVLIDFGAVKDQVNPEAASLSDQTALTSYAIGTPGYAPPEQMAMRPVYASDIYALGVTCLFLLTAKTPKDMNYNPATGETMWREHVHVSDHFAEVLSKMLEVSVRHRYQSADEVLRALELEPYLDSLAQGMINTAVSPPNGSLAFSRSLARDDTPSEGGSLSRTAQMAKAIRERRAKMEPAASRLSGGRLAVSRSISGPLTTGQPSSAGKKGHTPPRKLTAEDVLTYYTKGRRDFGAQDLSNLNLQGANLESAIFHDAKLLKVNLQGACLSETNFSQANLNQANLRDAILTKAYLNHSDLQGADLRGADLSGAYLTNANLRGANLCGAILTGAKVTDEQLAVAKTNWMTVRPDGKRGIFK; this is encoded by the coding sequence ATGAGTTACTGTGTTAATCCAGTATGTCCCAAGCCAGAAAACCCAGCCAATGCGCTGACGTGTTTAGCTTGTGGTGCCAAGCTGCTCTTGCGCGATCGCTATCGGATGGAACAAATGCTGGGCCAAGGGGGCTTCGGAGCAACCTTCCTCGGTCGAGATGAGGCTCTACCGGGGCAACCCTACTGTGTGGTTAAGCAACTGCGGCCCACCTCCACGGCTCCTCATGTTTTGAAGATGGCCCGCGATCTATTCCGGCGGGAGGCCAAAACCCTGGGCAAAATAGGGAGCCATCCCCAAATTCCCCGCCTGCTGGACTATTTTGAGGCGACCACCGAGTTTTATCTGGTTCAGGAATATATCAGTGGTCTAACACTACAACAGGAAGTCAAGCAGTCGGGGCCGTTTTCTGAGCAAGGGGTGAAGCAGTTCCTCAGTGAATGCCTGCCGATTTTGCAATACATCCATTCCCAGGAAGTGATCCACCGGGATATCAAGCCCGCTAACCTGATCCGGCGGGAGCAGGATCGTCGCTTAGTGCTGATCGACTTTGGTGCTGTCAAAGATCAGGTGAATCCTGAAGCCGCCAGTCTGTCTGATCAGACAGCTCTAACCTCCTATGCGATCGGGACACCGGGCTATGCCCCCCCCGAGCAAATGGCTATGCGCCCGGTGTATGCCAGTGATATTTATGCGCTGGGGGTGACCTGTTTATTTCTGCTAACGGCCAAAACCCCCAAGGACATGAACTATAACCCGGCCACGGGGGAAACCATGTGGCGGGAGCATGTGCATGTCAGCGACCACTTTGCGGAAGTCTTGTCAAAGATGCTGGAGGTTTCAGTTCGTCATCGCTACCAATCGGCGGACGAAGTCCTGCGTGCCCTCGAATTGGAACCCTATCTGGACAGTTTGGCCCAGGGCATGATCAATACCGCTGTTTCGCCGCCCAATGGCAGTCTGGCGTTCTCCCGGTCGCTGGCTCGTGATGATACGCCCTCGGAAGGAGGTTCCCTCTCCCGCACTGCCCAGATGGCCAAAGCCATTCGGGAACGGCGGGCCAAAATGGAGCCAGCCGCCAGCCGCCTGAGCGGGGGGCGATTGGCGGTTTCGCGATCGATATCTGGGCCGCTGACAACGGGCCAACCCAGTAGCGCGGGCAAGAAGGGCCACACCCCGCCCCGCAAGCTGACGGCGGAGGATGTACTCACTTACTACACTAAGGGACGCCGGGACTTTGGGGCGCAAGACCTCTCTAACCTAAACTTGCAAGGGGCTAATCTAGAGAGTGCGATCTTTCACGACGCCAAATTGCTCAAGGTCAATTTGCAAGGGGCTTGCTTGTCAGAGACGAACTTCAGTCAAGCCAATTTGAATCAAGCCAATTTGCGGGATGCCATATTAACTAAAGCCTATTTGAACCACTCTGATTTGCAAGGGGCCGATCTGCGGGGAGCGGATTTAAGCGGGGCCTATCTCACCAATGCGAATTTACGGGGAGCGAATCTTTGTGGTGCTATCCTAACGGGTGCGAAGGTAACGGATGAACAGCTAGCCGTAGCTAAGACGAATTGGATGACGGTGCGCCCCGATGGTAAACGGGGGATCTTTAAGTAG
- a CDS encoding HAD family hydrolase, with protein MSRPLTLDHFDAVLFDLDGVLTPTADLHALSWQRAFDPFLEARSRATGQPWQPLDIDQDYKRYLDGRIRYEAVATFLAARQIDLPYGSPTDPPGSDTICALGNLKDKLFEEILRSDDLRAYPGSIALLEACRAAGFKIAVVSSSRNCEQVLSRIGILDWFPVRVDGKVAERLNLPGKPAPDTYLAAAKQLGVMPQRAVVIEDAIAGVKAGRAGEFGLVVGVDRHGDPDRLWQQGADRVIQDLAELLPLMRPP; from the coding sequence ATGAGTCGTCCGCTTACACTTGACCATTTCGATGCGGTCTTATTCGATCTGGATGGAGTTCTCACCCCCACGGCTGATCTCCATGCCCTCTCCTGGCAGCGGGCGTTTGATCCCTTCCTCGAAGCGCGATCGCGCGCGACGGGGCAACCGTGGCAGCCCCTCGATATTGACCAGGACTACAAGCGATATTTAGATGGCAGAATTCGCTACGAAGCTGTGGCTACCTTTCTGGCCGCTCGCCAGATCGATCTGCCCTACGGCAGTCCTACGGACCCACCAGGTAGTGACACAATTTGTGCTCTGGGTAACCTGAAGGATAAATTATTTGAGGAAATTCTCCGGTCTGATGATCTACGAGCGTATCCAGGGTCGATCGCGCTGCTTGAGGCTTGTCGGGCGGCGGGGTTTAAAATCGCTGTGGTTTCCTCTAGCCGCAACTGTGAGCAGGTTCTCAGTCGCATTGGCATCCTGGATTGGTTCCCTGTACGAGTGGATGGCAAGGTGGCCGAGCGGTTGAACCTACCAGGGAAGCCAGCCCCTGACACCTACTTGGCTGCGGCTAAACAGTTGGGGGTGATGCCGCAGCGGGCAGTGGTGATTGAAGATGCGATCGCGGGGGTAAAGGCGGGGCGGGCCGGTGAGTTTGGGTTAGTGGTAGGGGTCGATCGTCATGGGGACCCCGATCGGCTGTGGCAACAGGGGGCGGATCGGGTTATTCAGGATTTAGCGGAATTACTGCCCCTAATGCGTCCACCTTAG
- a CDS encoding ArsA family ATPase has translation MAPQLSPVSATRSSFPPTWEALHLTLVSGKGGVGKTTLACGLARHWAQQFPQQQLLLLSTDPAHSLGDVLQMPVTAQAQAVPDRPNLQVQALDAKQLLGAFRDRYGAVLELLVERGSFVEGEDLTPVWDLNWPGVDELMGLLEIQRLLNQRVVDRIVVDMAPSGHTLNLFKLMDFLDTILSALELFQEKHRVISRSFTGRYTPDEADTFLHELKQDLAQGRAWLQDPQRTACLVVAIAEPMSLLETQRFVAALATLRIPLGGLLLNRILPLPPLAPSPTAWDTLPWEQRDRLSEQQQLLEQFTTIAPDKPVLTLPLLATEPIGALGLDTLMAQVERLSQVVRVPPPAVQWPDPIPPGLTDFIATGRKLILVGGKGGVGKTTVAAAIGLAMAQRHRDRRIRLISIDPAHSLGDAFGQTLGHEPRPIQLDALAGDAGPLHLSGQEVDAEQVLQQFREDYLWELAEMMSGEQAADSPLQLAYGPEAWKQIVSEALPGIDEMLSLVTVIDLLERGEQDLIILDTAPTGHLLRFLEMPTALSDWLAWIFKLWIKYQDVLGRTDLIGRLRGLRQQVVLTQKKLKDPQHTEFIGVVQAQAAIVTEAQRLTQSLAALGLHQHYLVHNRYTPGQVLTGDSLGDSPGETQRKPLAQDNPFAHLEIVRLPPLPRSVTPLERVQGAAHLLFAEFADSPTQT, from the coding sequence ATGGCCCCTCAACTATCCCCAGTTTCCGCAACCCGATCCAGCTTCCCGCCGACTTGGGAGGCCCTCCACCTCACCCTCGTCAGTGGCAAAGGTGGGGTGGGTAAAACGACCTTAGCGTGTGGTCTTGCTCGCCATTGGGCGCAGCAATTTCCCCAACAGCAGCTTTTGTTGCTATCGACCGATCCGGCCCATTCCCTGGGGGATGTCCTACAGATGCCGGTTACGGCCCAGGCCCAAGCAGTTCCCGATCGCCCTAATCTCCAGGTACAAGCCCTTGACGCGAAACAACTCCTGGGGGCCTTCCGCGATCGCTACGGTGCCGTGTTGGAGTTGCTGGTGGAGCGGGGCAGTTTTGTTGAAGGGGAAGATCTGACCCCCGTTTGGGATCTGAATTGGCCAGGGGTCGATGAATTGATGGGCTTGTTGGAAATTCAACGGCTTTTGAACCAACGGGTGGTTGATCGCATTGTGGTCGATATGGCCCCCAGTGGTCATACGCTGAATTTATTCAAACTGATGGATTTTCTCGACACGATCCTGTCGGCATTGGAATTATTCCAGGAAAAACATCGCGTTATCAGTCGCAGCTTTACCGGACGCTACACCCCGGACGAGGCCGACACCTTTTTGCACGAACTCAAACAGGACCTTGCCCAGGGTCGCGCTTGGTTACAAGATCCGCAGCGGACGGCCTGCCTGGTGGTGGCGATCGCGGAACCCATGAGTTTGCTAGAAACCCAGCGCTTTGTTGCGGCCCTGGCAACCCTGCGGATTCCCCTAGGTGGATTATTGCTGAACCGAATTTTACCGCTGCCGCCCCTCGCCCCTAGTCCAACGGCCTGGGACACGTTACCCTGGGAGCAGCGCGATCGTCTGAGTGAACAACAGCAACTTCTGGAGCAATTTACAACAATTGCTCCTGATAAACCTGTGTTAACGCTACCCCTGCTGGCCACCGAACCGATCGGCGCTTTGGGGTTAGACACCTTAATGGCCCAAGTCGAGCGGCTGAGCCAAGTGGTGAGGGTGCCCCCCCCAGCGGTGCAGTGGCCAGACCCCATTCCACCGGGCTTGACCGACTTCATCGCGACGGGGCGCAAGCTGATTCTGGTGGGGGGTAAAGGCGGGGTAGGGAAAACGACGGTGGCGGCGGCGATCGGATTGGCAATGGCCCAGCGCCACCGTGATCGGCGGATTCGATTGATCTCGATCGATCCGGCCCACTCCCTGGGAGATGCCTTTGGCCAAACCCTGGGCCATGAACCCCGACCAATTCAGTTAGACGCACTCGCTGGTGATGCCGGTCCCCTGCACCTGAGCGGTCAGGAAGTCGATGCCGAGCAGGTCCTCCAGCAGTTTCGCGAGGATTATCTCTGGGAATTGGCGGAAATGATGAGCGGGGAACAGGCAGCCGATAGCCCCCTGCAACTCGCCTATGGGCCAGAAGCCTGGAAACAAATTGTCTCAGAAGCCTTACCGGGGATTGACGAGATGCTCTCCCTGGTGACGGTAATCGACCTGCTGGAGCGGGGGGAGCAGGACTTGATTATCCTGGATACCGCACCCACGGGGCACCTGCTGCGCTTTCTAGAAATGCCCACGGCCCTGAGTGATTGGTTGGCCTGGATCTTTAAGCTTTGGATCAAGTACCAGGATGTCCTCGGTCGCACGGATCTGATCGGGCGGTTACGGGGATTGCGACAACAGGTGGTGCTGACCCAGAAAAAGCTTAAGGATCCCCAGCATACCGAGTTTATCGGCGTTGTCCAAGCCCAAGCCGCGATCGTCACCGAAGCCCAACGCCTCACGCAATCCCTGGCAGCCTTGGGCCTTCACCAGCACTACCTGGTCCACAATCGCTATACCCCAGGGCAGGTATTAACCGGCGATTCTCTAGGCGATTCTCCAGGGGAAACCCAACGCAAACCGTTGGCTCAGGATAATCCGTTTGCACACCTGGAGATTGTGCGGTTGCCACCCTTGCCGCGATCGGTCACACCCCTGGAGCGGGTTCAGGGAGCAGCCCACCTATTGTTTGCTGAGTTTGCTGATTCGCCTACGCAGACGTGA